The Lolium rigidum isolate FL_2022 chromosome 2, APGP_CSIRO_Lrig_0.1, whole genome shotgun sequence genomic interval ttggctccacctcctatataaaggggagtcgagggagaaagagaggatggaatcattgtcaacacaagccctagtttccatagtcgagcacctttttcggctgaaccttcgagatgtacttgccctctactttctatgaaaacccaagtctacaatctgtaggcattgacaagttaatcccttgtcagttagTGGCTAGTTTTGTTCAGGGAGGATCAGTGGGGGTGAAGGTCAATGACGATATTGGCCATTACTTCCAAACTAGGAAGGGGTTGAGGCAAGGAGAATAGGAGATCCTCTATCACCTATCTTTTTCAATATAGTTGTTGATATGCTAGCAATCCTAATTGCAAGAGCAAAATAGGATGGTCAGGTAGGTGGTCTTATCCCACATTTAATTGAGGGGGGTATCCATTCTACAATATGTAAGCGATACTATCCTCTTCATCGAACATGACCTTCAGAAGGTTGTTAACATGAAGTTAATCATTTGCATCTTTGAGCAATTATCTGGACTTAAGATCAATTTCCATAAGAATGAGATTTTCTGTTTTAGAAAGGCGAAGGATGAGGAGAACCAATATAAGCAAATCTTTGGTTGTGAAGCTAGTTCTCTCCCCTTACGTTACATGGGGGTCCCAGTCCATTATAGAAAACTTCTCAATAGGGAATGGAATCTAGTAGAAAACCGCTTTGAACGAAAGTTTGGTTGCTGGCAAGGCAAGCTACTCTCATACAGAGATATACTTATGCTTATTAACTCTGTCCTAACCAGtctaccgatgtttatgttatctttcctTGAAATACCTAAAGGGGTAAAGAAAACATTATATTTCTACAGGTCAAGgttttttttggcaaaaaaatGAGCATAAACGTAAATATCAGCTGACTAGGTGGAACATTAGTTGCcgacctaaagatcaagggggtCTCAGGATGGAGGTGCTAGATATCAAAACCAAATGTGTAAGTGGTTGTTTAAACTCTTAAATGAGGATGGAGTATGGCAGGAGTTGCTTCATAATAAACATCTCCGGACTCAAACGTTGTCACAAGTGATAGCAATATCCAccgattctcctttttggaagcggctcatgggagataaggatgaTTTTTTATCTCGCGGCTCTTTCAAAGTTGGCAATGGTCAAAACACGCGCTTTTGGGAGGACATATGTTAGGTGACCAACCGCTAGCTAAGCAATACCCTTCATTATATGCTATTGTCAGCCGGAGAAACGTTCTGGTTTCAGATGTTCTAACGAGTAATCCTCTGAATATCGAATTCAGGGGAACTTTATCTACTGATAAATGGGAGGTTTGGCTACTACTACTTCAACCCTAATCAGGGTTAACTTGACGGAAGACCAGGATGTTTTTGTCTGGAAATTAACTACCAATGGTGTTTTTTTCGGTCAAATCCATGTACACAGACATGATGAATGGTCATACGGTTTTCTTGCGCAAATATCATTGGAAATTAAAGGTACTGctgaagattaagattttcatgtggttcctttATAATAGAAAAGTAACTCAACAAAGATAATCTCGCAAAAAGAAGTCAGAATGGGTGTAAGAATTGTGTTTTTTGTGACTCTAATGAAACGATCAACCATTTATTTTGCGATTGTCCCTTCACAAAGCTAATTTGGAGAACCATACAGTATACTTTTAATATCCCTCCACTGGCCAATGTTACAAATATGTTTAAAATTTGGCTAAATGGTGTTGATAAGGACAAATTCGAATGGGCATTTGTCCATTGATGTGGGCTATATGGAATTGTCgcaatgatattgtttttaacagaACCTCAAATGCTATTTTTTTTACAGGTTATCCGTATGGTTATGCACTGGATCCACGAATGGTCATACCTACTACCGGAGGCTCAGCGTGCGCATATGGACTCTGGATGTAGCCGTCTGGAGATGGTTGCTCGGGATATTTACAACCAGGGTGGTTGGCAACCTATTAAGAGATTGCAACTTGTATAAtagtctttttcttttttattttccgcTGGTTAACTTTTATGTACACCTTATGCGTATGAGTTGTATAACTTTCTGAATTTTAAACTATGCAATAAAACAGCTGTGTGCATTAATTGATGCTGAGGCTAGGACGATGCTCccatttctgaaaaaaaaagcaTTTGCATTCTAGATCACCATATAGATTGTAGAGGTGTAATATTTTGTCGGAAGAATTGCACCAATTTCATTGGCTAAGTTTCATCTTAGTTGACTTTCTTAGTATTACTATATAGATCGTTTGATTTCTCACACGCTAAGCCTAGATTGTCCTGCCACTAACACCTTATTGTCTGCCAAGGCTAATATTCGAACGTAGAGTTTTTTTTGTACAATATGTTGGAGGAAACAATGCCCATATTCTAGGGCTCGGTTACGTGTTTATAATGTGATGGAAAAGCCTTCTCAGTAGTGGCTAATACAAGGAAGACGTAACGGTGATGTCTAACTTCACACGTGGTGGATTTTATGTCTAACACAATATAGATAAATAAAACACGTGTACATCTAGCATTTCGTCACACTGAAATATACGTACTTAGAGGCCTACTTTTCTTGTTCTTAATGTAGGTCCATGTATTGCTGTACGATAATACGGTGTACCTTCTAGTATATACGTGGAGAGGCCAGCTCGTCTTTTTTAGGGAAAGAAAGGAGAAGGCAACTTGACCCCACCCGCTTCGCGCTCAGACGGCACAAAATAGCTGCACACGTACGCGCTCGCCGAGCGTGTCATCACGGCCACAGCATCGCCCACGTCATCACTGAAACTATTTTCCATATAAGACGATGTGCAGCTGAAGAGTAGCAGCTAGCTAAGCCCCACATCGTATCAGTCCCAGTAGGATCGAGCAGAGTATCACACATCTGCAGTTTAGCCAGCTCGGAATCATCGAACAAGAATCAACGACGACCTGTTCCCGCTGCAGAAGCTCGATCGCTAGCTAGCAACCATGGGCGAGGAGGCCCCGAGCACGGTCACGGTGACGTCGCCGGCGCCCCACCTGCTCCTCATATGCTTCCCGGGGCAGGGTCACGTGAACCCGATGCTCCGGCTGGCCAAGCGCTTCGCGGCCAAGGGCCTGCTGGTGACCTTCTCCACGACCTCCGACGCGGGGGCCAAGATCACGGCGTCCACGGGCGTGgcagccggcggcgacggcgtgccgCTTGGCCTCGGCCGCATCCGGCTCGAGTTCCTGGACGACCACTCGGGCGACGTCTCGGCGCTGGACGACCTGATGAGGCACCTCCAGACCACCGGCCCGTCCGCGTTCGCGGAGCTTATCCGGCGGcaggaggaagccgggcggcccGTTTCGTGCGTCGTCGGAAACCCGTTCCTACCCTGGGCGGTCGACGTCGCCCACGACGCCGGGATCCCCTCGGCCGTGCTGTGGGTGCAGTCGTGCGCCGTCTTCTCCCTCTACTACCACCACGTGCACGGGCTCGTGGAGTTCCCGGCCGAGGACGACCTGGACGCGCGGGTGCAGCTCCCGGGGCTACCCGCGCTTTCGGTCGCCGACGTGCCGTCGTTCCTGCTGCCGTCCAACCCGTTCAAGCTGCTGGCGGACGAGATCCTGAAGCAGTTCCGCACGATCCACAAAGCGTCGTGGGTGTTCGTCAACTCCTTCTCGGAGCTGGAGCGCGACGTGGTGGACGCGCTCCCTAgcctttccccgccgccgcccccgctcaTCCCCGTCGGCCCGCTCGTGGAGCTTGAGGAGGACTCTGCCGTGCGGGGTGACATGCTGAAGGCGGCGGATGGAGTCGTCGGGTGGCTGGACGCGCAGGCGCCAAGGTCGGTCGTGTACGCGTCGCTCGGCAGCGTGGTGGTGCTGTCCGCGGAGCAGCTGGCGGAGCTGGCGCACGGGCTGGCGTCGAGCGGGCGGCCCTTCCTGTGGGTGGTGCGGCCGGACTGCAGCGCGATGCTCCCGGAGGGGTACCTGGGGTCTGTCGCCGGGCGCGGCATGGTGGTGCCGTGGAGCCCGCAGGACCAGGTGCTGGCGCACCCGTCCACGGCCTGCTTCCTCACGCACTGCGGCTGGAACTCCACGCTGGAGACGCTGGCGGCGGGGGTCCCCGTGGTGGCCTTCCCGCAGTGGGGCGACCAGTGCACGGACGCCAAGTACCTGGTTGAGGAGTTCAAGATGGGCGTCCGCATCAGCGCGCCGCTGCGGCGGGACGCGGTGCAGGAGGCGGTGGAGGCCGCCGTGGGCGGGCCGGACGCGGAGACGATGGCGGAGAACGCGAGGGCGTGGAGCGCGGCGGCGAAGACAGCGGTGTCGCGCGGCGGATCGTCGGACAGACACGTGCAGGCGTTCGTGGACGAGATTGTGGCGCGAGCGAGTGGCGCGCAAGGGGATAAGGAGCACCTGGCTGTCGAACAGTAAGGTTATTTGAATTTGTTTTGTACGGAGAACTGTTACTTAGATGGTCCGTCGATCTCCGGCGAATAAATGCGCGCAACTTTATCGTAGACGAGTAGGCACTGTAGACTGTACTGTAGTACAGTACAATGGGAAACATCGATCGCTATGCTGAGCATCACCGCCTCTGACTAATGGTTCACGCTATGTTGGACATTGCCCTGAAGTCTGAAGATGCCGCGTGAGCCTCAATAACGAATGCGCTGGTGCAGTTAACTAGCGGTAAAGCATATACAGTGCGAGCTGAAAGAAGCAAGTGATTACTCCCACACACGGCGAGCCATGCATATGCATGCTACGCGTCTCAACTGTGTGCACACGAATGTCAAAGAAGTTCAGTTACGAAAACACGTCGTTTTGTGTTGGAATTCTACCTCTCCCACGAAGGTTTGACACTTACGTGCACAGTTTAGCCTTTGATACGTGTTACTTTCCAGAAAAAGAGGAAAGCAACTTGAGGCATTGCAATGGTCCGGCAGGGAGTGAACTATACATCTCCCATGAGAGTTCAATGTGAATGCTCCATGCTCCACTAACGCGAGGGCGATCGCGTCAGTGGTTGATATCATATGTCCATTGTTATCGCGATTAGTCCAAGACACGCAGGTGCGATGACCTGATGTGCTAACCCCTGGCTGGCGATGGTGTCTGTTCCCAGCTCGCCGCTTTCGACTACGAAGCCAATTAGAGCGTATTTGGAAACCTGAAGGAGCCCAGACAGGCCTATAGGCGACGTAATCGTCTGTTTGGATGTCTACAGGATCTTCATGTTGCGGCTAGATTGGAGGTTAAAACAACCTTAGAAGCATGCATGCGGACAACGATTGAATCGGCCGTTTTTGTCGAGGCCGGGTCTTCCCTGTGTGATTGAAAAACATGGCCCTTATGCACAGTGGCGGAGCGTGCCACAAAAAAAAGCATGGGCCAAAATACCTATACGTAGTGTCATAGGCTATCACAGCTCTAGTAGCCTGGGCCAATAGAAGCAAGTTTGACCAAAATCTACTAAACACTAGAGCTTTTTGACATGAAGTTAGTGTTTTGTGTTTTCCAAAGCCTGGGCTAGCACCCGGTATGGCCTCCAAGAGGCTCCGCCCCTGCTTATGCATGCGTGGGGAGTGTGAGGAATCGGATGGGAGACGCCGCATCCCGCACACTCCTCTCTCCACAGCACTCCTCTCTTTTCTCTCCCCCCTCGCCGCAACATGCGATGACCTGATGTGCTATAACCCCTGGCTGGCGATGGTGTCTGTTCCCAGCTCGCCGCTTTCGACTACGAAGCCAATTAGAACGTGTTTGGCAACCTGAAGGAGCCCAGACGGGCCTATGGGCGACGTAATCGTCTGTTTGGATGCCTACATGATCTTCATGTTGCGGCTAGATTGGAGGTTAAAACAACCTAGAAGCATGCCTGCGGACAACGATTGAATCGGCCGTTTTTTGTCGAGGTCAGGTCTTCCCTGTGCGATTTAAAAACATGGCCCTTATGCATGCGTGGGGAGCGTGAGGAATCGGATGGGAGACGCCGCATCCCGCACACTCCTCTCTCCACAAAACTCCTCTCTTTTCTCTCCCCCCGGAGGTTTCGCTGCTATCAAGGAATCTATCGCGAACCATCAATGCATGCGGCCACGGTCGGGTCCAGATTAGTTTTCGGCGACCTGATGTTCGTCTCTTTCCTGGCCGGTTGTACGCGCTGCATCTCCTTGACGCACCTTGTCGGTCGCAAATGCTTCATCGACTAGCCAACGGC includes:
- the LOC124686634 gene encoding gallate 1-beta-glucosyltransferase 84A24-like, whose protein sequence is MGEEAPSTVTVTSPAPHLLLICFPGQGHVNPMLRLAKRFAAKGLLVTFSTTSDAGAKITASTGVAAGGDGVPLGLGRIRLEFLDDHSGDVSALDDLMRHLQTTGPSAFAELIRRQEEAGRPVSCVVGNPFLPWAVDVAHDAGIPSAVLWVQSCAVFSLYYHHVHGLVEFPAEDDLDARVQLPGLPALSVADVPSFLLPSNPFKLLADEILKQFRTIHKASWVFVNSFSELERDVVDALPSLSPPPPPLIPVGPLVELEEDSAVRGDMLKAADGVVGWLDAQAPRSVVYASLGSVVVLSAEQLAELAHGLASSGRPFLWVVRPDCSAMLPEGYLGSVAGRGMVVPWSPQDQVLAHPSTACFLTHCGWNSTLETLAAGVPVVAFPQWGDQCTDAKYLVEEFKMGVRISAPLRRDAVQEAVEAAVGGPDAETMAENARAWSAAAKTAVSRGGSSDRHVQAFVDEIVARASGAQGDKEHLAVEQ